ATGTTCCCGGAGTGCAGCAGTACGGGGGTGTCCTCGGCCCATCCGAGCCTGGCCCGGGTGGCGGCGCGGTCGGCCGAAGGGCTCCGCACATGCGTCCAGTTGGGGACGACCCGGATGCGGCCGGGGTCCACGCCGAGGGCGGTGACGCCGTCCGTGAAGCTCTCGTGGATGACCCCGACGAGGGTGGCGCCGCGCAGTGCGTGACGCTCGGCCTTCGCGGCGACCACCGCCGCCCTGCCGCCCCCGCGTATGCCGCTCTGCGCGGCGGCGGCGCCCATCAGGTCCTGGACGACGGGTATGTGGGGGACGCCGTGGCGCCGCGCGAGCCGGGCGCCGATCACGCCGCCCGCGAGGCTCGGCATCTGGGAGATCACCGCGTCGGGACGGCCGGGCGGTGGGGCGAGGATGCCGTGGACCAGGACGGACGCCTCGAACGCGGCTCTTCGCAGGGCGCTCTGACGCGGCGGCACGTAGTGGCGCCGCCGGTGCACGCGCACCCCCTCGCGGCTCTCCTCCCTGCGCCACACTCCCCGGTAACGCTCGTCCACGCGCCAGGCGGGGTAGTGCGGCATGCCGGTCAGGACCTGGGTCCTCGCCCCGGACGCCGCCCAGTGCTCGGCGAGCTGGGTGGCGTACGGCCCTATGCCCGTCAGCTCGGGGGCGTAGTTGGTGGAGACCACGAGAAGGTCGCAGTTTTCGAACGGTCTCTGATGCTCAGCAGCGGACAACGGATGATCGCCTTCCCCCCGGAACAGCCTCTTGTCCGAGCTTATCCGTTCACGGGTTGCACAAGTGTTCTTCACAGTAAGGTCGTTGAACCAGTTCCACCGTGGGGGGAGAGAACGGATGGTGCAGCACAGGGTCGGTTATGCGCCGGGGGTGTACGACCTGTTCCACGTCGGCCACCTCAACATCCTGCGGCACGCGCGCAGCCAGTGCGACTACCTGGTGGCCGGTGTGGTCTCCGACGAGATGGCCGCGCTGGCCAAGGGCCACACCCCGGTGATCCCTCTGGCCGAGCGGCTGGAGATCGTGCGCAGTGTGCGGTACGTGGACGCGGCGTTCGTGGAGACCGTTCCGGACAAGGTGGAGACATGGCAGCAGGTCCGCTTCGACGTCATCTTCAAGGGCGACGACTGGCGGGGCACCGAGAAGGGTGAACGCCTGGAACGGGACTTCGCCGCCGTCGGGGTGGAGGTCGTCTACTTCCCCTACACGGTGCACACGTCCAGCACCCAACTGCGCCGGGCGCTGGACGTGCTCGTCACCCGGTCCGGAGCGCTTTCAGCTCCCTGAACCACTTGACCAGGAACGCCACCAGGAACACGGTGTGCACGGCCGCGAGTGCGGCGTACCCGGCCCGGAAGGCGCCGGGTACGCCGAACAGCAGGAAGACCAGGCAGAAGACCCCGTAGTCCGCGGGCAGCAGTGCCACGGCCCTGATCCGCGACACCGGAACGCCGGGGCCAGTGGCAGCCCTCGCCGTGCGGGCCGCCGCCTTGCCGAGCTGTTCCCGGAGCAGTCCCGCGCAGAAGGTGAGCACGGCGACGAACAGGAAGCCGAGCGGCAGCAGGAGCCACCCCTCGCCGGGCAGCGCGCCGAAGCGGTGGAACGAGATCAGCACGGCGCTGTGGACGAGGATCATCTTCGCGCAGTCCACGACGTGGTCCAGCCACTCGCCGTCCGGTCCGCCGCGTCCGGTAAGCCGGGCGAGCTGCCCGTCGGCCGAGTCGAAGGCGAAGCCGACGGCCAGGCCGGCGTACACAGCCACTCCCAGCCACCAGGACGGCTCGACGAGGCCCACGGCGGCGATCGACGCGAACGTGAACAGCGCGCTGATCATGGTGACTTGATTGGGTGACAGTCCCGTGCGGTACGCGCCCGCCGCGAGTAGACGCCCGGCCGGCCGGTTCACGTACCGCGAGTAGAGCGAGACACCCTTGGACGATTTCTGTGCACCGCGCAATTCGCGCAGCACCGTACCCGTACCCGACATACGCCCCCCAGCGCCCGGTGGTTCCCCGCCGCATCATCGCAGAAATAGTGTGTGCGGCGTGGAGATACCTGGACGCATCACGTTCGACAGACTGCACAACTTCCGTGATCTGGGGGGCCGTCGGTCCTCGGACGGCCGCTCGGTCCGTCGCGGCCTGCTGTACCGCTCGGACTCGCTCGCCAAGCTCGAAGGACCCGACCGGGACCGCTTCCTCGCCCTCGGTGTGCGCACCGTCATCGATCTGCGCCACCCGTGGGAGATCGAGGCCCGGGGCCGGGTTCCCGACGACGAGCAGCTCACCTACCTCAATCTGAGCATCGAGCACCGCCCGTACGACCAGGCGGCGATCGATCCGGAGCTCGACCCGTGGCGATATCTCGCCGACCGTTACGCGGAGGTCGCCGAGGACGGGGTCGCCGAACTGCGGCAGGCGCTGGAGACCGTCGCCGGGAGCACGGGGCCCCTCGTCTTCCACTGCGCGTCCGGCAAGGACCGCACCGGCCTGCTGGCCGCCCTGATCCTGTCCCTGCTCGGGGTCGACGAGGACGGCGTGGCCGAGGACTTCGCCCTCACCGAGGCGGCCACGGATCTGCTGATCGCCGACTGGGCGGCCCTCCACGGCGGCCGCACACCGCTGTGGCCCGGCTACGGACGGGCGCCCGAGGAGGTCATCCGATTGTTCCTCGCGGACCTGACGGCTGCCCACGGTTCGGTCCAGGGGTACGTCACCGGCCGGCTCGGCGTCACGGACGCCACGGTCGGCGCCCTGCGGGGGAGGCTGCTCGACGGCTGACGGCCGCTGTCAGCCGCGGTCGGGCCCGCTGTCGGGATCCGGCCGCTCCCCTGTTTCCTGGCCGGGCTCGGTGAGCTGCGCGTCCAGGTCGTCGAACAGCAGCTCGCCACGCTCGATCTGTCCCGTGCGGTACGCCGACCGCGCCACGAGGTGGGAGGCCACCGGACCGGTCATCAGCTGGAAGAAGCCGATGAGCGCGAGCGTCGCGAAGTCCATGCCGCCGCGCAGTCTCAGCGCGACCCCGGCCAGCACCAGGAGCAGCCCGAGGGTCTGCGGTTTGGTCGCCGCGTGACTGCGCGACAGGACGTCGGGCAGCTTCAGCATGCCGACCACGCCGAGGAGGCAGATGGCCGCGCCGAGAAAGACCAGCACCGCACCGGCCGTGTCCGTGATCTGGAGCCAGACGCTCATTTCCGCTCCTCCTTTCCCTTGGCCCTGCGCCGCGACAACGGCTTGTCGCGTACGGCGATGAACCGGGCGATCCCCACCGAGCCGGTGAAGCCGAGGAACGCGAGCACCAGCATGATCGGGAAGTAGAAGGAGTCCCGGGCGAACGCCGACTTGGCGCCCAGACCCGCGATCATCACGGCGGCGAACACGTCGAGGCCGATGGCCCGGTCCAGCATCGAGGGACCGCGGCTGATGCGGAAGAGCAGCAGCGCTCCGGCCACGACGACGAACACGACTGCGGCGGTGATCAGCACCCGGTCGACGGTCTCGGGACCACTCATGCCCCCTCCTCCCCGGTGTCGGAACCCGTGTCGGAACCGGGGACCGGTGGCGGCGGCCCGGACACCCGGGTGATCTCGTCGCGCGTGCCGAACGCCCGGACCGTCAGCTCCTCCAGCTTCCAGACGGAGCGCCGGGCCGCCTCGAGCTCCGCCGGCCGGTCGGCGTCCAGGACGTGCAGGAAGAGCGTGGCCGTGGCCCTGCGCACCTCGACGACGGAGCCCCCGGGGACGTTGGACACGGTGACGGCGGTCGCGGCGAGCATCAGGTCGCTCCGGCAGCGCAGCGGGACGCCGATGACGGCGGGCCGGTGCGGCCGGTCGGCGAAGATCTGCCGGGTGACCTTCACCCCCGAGGTGTACATGTCGTAGAGCAGGTAGGCGGCGAGCCGCAGGATGCCCCAGGGGTGCAGTCTCAGCCCGAGGTCGACCTGGGGCAGCGGGAACGCGAGACAGACGGCCACCGCGACGACGACACCGGTGATGACGTTGGCCCAGGTCAGGGTGGACCACAGCAGGACCCAGATGAAGGTGAGCCAGGCGATCAGCGGGAGGTCGAGCACCCGGCGCCGCCGGCCTGCGAACCCGATGCTGAAGGGCGGCAGATCGGGGTTGTGGTACGACAGGGTGATCAGGCGCTTCACGGGCCGAGCACCTCCTCCACGTAGGGCCGGCGGGAGATGAGTTCGGCCGCCGAGCGGTCGGTGAAGGCCGTCAGGGGCCCTGCCAGCACCGTGAAGGCCAGACCGAGCACGACGGCGCCCGCGGTGGCGGCGGTCATGGCCCGGGGCGGGCGGACCGTGGTGGTGACGGCCTGCCCCTGGAGGGTGGCGGCCACGGTCCGTCCGGCCGGCGCCGGCCCGACTCCTTCGTCGCCGGTGCCCGGGACGCGGTCGGGCCCGGGGCCTTCGTCGTCGTCGCTGTCGTCGGCGGTCTCGAGGACGGTGCCGTAGGCGGCCTGGCCCGGCGGCTCGGTGCGCCAGAAGGCCAGGTTCCAGATCTTGGCCATCACGTACAGGGTGAGCAGGCTCGTCACGGTGGCCCCGGCGACGAGGATCCAGGCCCAGACGCTGCCGTCCGAGACGCCGGCCCGCATGAGTCCGAGTTTCCCGATGAAGCCGGAGAGCGGCGGGATCCCCGCGAAGTTCATGGCGGGGACGAAGAAGAGGACCGCGAGCAGCGGGGCCGACCTGGCCAGCCCGCCGAGCCGGGTGAGCTCGTTGGTGCCGCCCCGGCGCTCGATGAGCCCCGCGACGAGGAACAGACTGGTCTGGACGGTGATGTGGTGGGCGACGTAGAAGATCGCGCCGCCGTACGCCTCACGGGTGGCGAGGCCGATCCCGAAGACCATGTAGCCGATGTGGCTGACGAGGGTGAAGGAGAACAGCCGCTTCAGGTCGGTCTGGGCGACCGCGCCGAGGATGCCCACGATCATCGAGGCGAGGGCGACGGCCATGAGCAGGTCGCCGAGCCGGTTGCCGGGGAAGAGCAGGGTCTCGGTCCGCAGCATGCAGTAGATGCCGACCTTCGTCAGCAGGCCCGCGAAGACGGCGGTGACGGGCGCGGGCGCGGTCGGGTAGGAGTCGGGGAGCCAGGCGGCCAGGGGGAAGACAGCGGCCTTGATGGCGAAGACGGTGAGGAGCATCGCCTGGACCAGGGTCTGCACACCCAGTGGCAGGTCGGGCAGCCGCAGGGCCAGTTGGGCGAAGTTGGCGGTGCCGGTGGCGGCGTAGGTCATGGCGATCGCCGTCAGGAACAGCATCGAGGAGAACAGCGAGATGATCACGTAGGTGGAGCCGGCGCGGATGCGGGGCCCGGTACCGCCGAGCGTGAGCAGGACGAAGCTGGCGACCAGCATGATCTCGAAGCCGACGTAGAGGTTGACGAGGTCGCCCGCGATGAAGGTGAGGGAGACCCCGGCGACCAGGATGAGGTAGGCGGGGTGGAAGACGGCGACGGGCGTCTCCTTGTCCCGGTCCGCCATGCCCTGGCCGAGTGAGTAGACGAGTACGGAGAGGGTGACGGCCGAGGAGACGGTCAGCATCAGTCCGGACAGCCGGTCGGCGACCAGCGTGATGCCGAGCGGCGGGGCGAAGTCCCCCAGGTGGACGGACAGGGGGCCCTGCCGGTCCGCGGCGATCATCAGGGTCACCGAGAGCGCGAGGACGGCGGTGAGCACGGCGACGCTGATGAAGCGCTGGAAGCGTGCGAGCCTGACACCGAAGGCGAGGCTCACCCCGGTGGCGCAGAGGGGCAGCAGGACCGGCAGCGGGACGAGCGCGTTCATCCGGCGGCTCCTCGGTCGTCGTGCGTGTCGTTCACGTAGTCCTCCGGATCGGCGCCCAGCACGTCGTGCCACAGGTCGCCGCCGGCGTCCCGGCCCCGGGCCTGGAGCGCCCGGTCGGCGCGCAGCCGGGCGCGCAGGCGGTGGCGTTCCTGCCGGTAGCGTGCGCGTTCCCTGCGGGTGCGTCCGGGCTCCGCCCGGTATTCCTCGCGGAGTTCGGCACGCTCCCCCAGCACTTCGGCGCGCAGGAAGATGCGCCGGTCCTCCAGGTCGTCGTGGACCTCGTCGGTGCCGGTGAGCTGGTAGCTGCGGTAGGCCATCGCGAGCAGGAAGGCCGTGGTGGCGAGCGTGATGACGATGGCGGTGAGGGCGATGGCCTGCGGCAGCGGGTCGGTGACCCGGCGCAGCGGCACCCCGTAGAGCAGAGGTGCGGCCCCGGCCGACCCGGTCGACGAGAGGACCAGCAGGTTGATGCCGTTCCCCGCGATCACCGCGCCGAGCAGGATGCGGGTGAGCGGCCGGGTGAGCATGAGGATGCCGCCGACCGCGCAGAGGACGACGGCGGTGGCGAGGAGCGAGACGCTCATGGTCATCGGTTCGGCTCCCCCGTCCCGGGGTCCGTGGCGGGGGCCAGCGCGCCCGCCGCCCGCTCGATCTGCCGGTCGACCTTGGCGCCCAGCGCCCGCACGATGTCGAGGACGACGCCGAGGACCAGCAGGTAGACGCCGAAGTCGAAGAGGACCGAGGTGCTCAGGTGGTAGTCACCGAACACGGGCAGGTGCCCGTGGTAGGTCCAGGCGTGCAGCACCGTGCCTTCCGCGAGGCCGCCCAGGGCGACCGCCGTGGACACGAACAGTCCGAGCCCGGTGAAGAGGCCCGGCTGCAGCGGCGCGGCCTCCGCGAGCTCGAATCTGCCTCCTGCCAGGTAGCGGGTGATGAGGGCGAGTCCCGCCACCAGCCCGGCGACGAATCCGCCGCCCGGCATGTTCTCCGCGCAGAACAGCAGGTAGAGGGAGAGCACCAGGATGGGGTGGAAGAGGAGGCGGCCCAC
The DNA window shown above is from Streptomyces sp. Alt3 and carries:
- a CDS encoding glycosyltransferase, whose protein sequence is MVSTNYAPELTGIGPYATQLAEHWAASGARTQVLTGMPHYPAWRVDERYRGVWRREESREGVRVHRRRHYVPPRQSALRRAAFEASVLVHGILAPPPGRPDAVISQMPSLAGGVIGARLARRHGVPHIPVVQDLMGAAAAQSGIRGGGRAAVVAAKAERHALRGATLVGVIHESFTDGVTALGVDPGRIRVVPNWTHVRSPSADRAATRARLGWAEDTPVLLHSGNMGLKQGLDVLVDMARLAPDVRVVLMGDGNQRDGLRERAAGLPNLDFLPPAGADDFTDVLAAADVLAVTQRASVLDMSVPSKLTSYFVSGRPVVASVADEGGTADEVRRSGAGVLVAPEDPAALLAAVRRLGADPVAAEELGAHGPRYVAQHLSREAGLARFDALLAEALGEAPAGATRTGESQGGASR
- a CDS encoding adenylyltransferase/cytidyltransferase family protein, which encodes MVQHRVGYAPGVYDLFHVGHLNILRHARSQCDYLVAGVVSDEMAALAKGHTPVIPLAERLEIVRSVRYVDAAFVETVPDKVETWQQVRFDVIFKGDDWRGTEKGERLERDFAAVGVEVVYFPYTVHTSSTQLRRALDVLVTRSGALSAP
- a CDS encoding CDP-alcohol phosphatidyltransferase family protein — translated: MSGTGTVLRELRGAQKSSKGVSLYSRYVNRPAGRLLAAGAYRTGLSPNQVTMISALFTFASIAAVGLVEPSWWLGVAVYAGLAVGFAFDSADGQLARLTGRGGPDGEWLDHVVDCAKMILVHSAVLISFHRFGALPGEGWLLLPLGFLFVAVLTFCAGLLREQLGKAAARTARAATGPGVPVSRIRAVALLPADYGVFCLVFLLFGVPGAFRAGYAALAAVHTVFLVAFLVKWFRELKALRTG
- a CDS encoding tyrosine-protein phosphatase; translation: MEIPGRITFDRLHNFRDLGGRRSSDGRSVRRGLLYRSDSLAKLEGPDRDRFLALGVRTVIDLRHPWEIEARGRVPDDEQLTYLNLSIEHRPYDQAAIDPELDPWRYLADRYAEVAEDGVAELRQALETVAGSTGPLVFHCASGKDRTGLLAALILSLLGVDEDGVAEDFALTEAATDLLIADWAALHGGRTPLWPGYGRAPEEVIRLFLADLTAAHGSVQGYVTGRLGVTDATVGALRGRLLDG
- the mnhG gene encoding monovalent cation/H(+) antiporter subunit G; protein product: MSVWLQITDTAGAVLVFLGAAICLLGVVGMLKLPDVLSRSHAATKPQTLGLLLVLAGVALRLRGGMDFATLALIGFFQLMTGPVASHLVARSAYRTGQIERGELLFDDLDAQLTEPGQETGERPDPDSGPDRG
- a CDS encoding monovalent cation/H+ antiporter complex subunit F, encoding MSGPETVDRVLITAAVVFVVVAGALLLFRISRGPSMLDRAIGLDVFAAVMIAGLGAKSAFARDSFYFPIMLVLAFLGFTGSVGIARFIAVRDKPLSRRRAKGKEERK
- a CDS encoding Na+/H+ antiporter subunit E, whose translation is MKRLITLSYHNPDLPPFSIGFAGRRRRVLDLPLIAWLTFIWVLLWSTLTWANVITGVVVAVAVCLAFPLPQVDLGLRLHPWGILRLAAYLLYDMYTSGVKVTRQIFADRPHRPAVIGVPLRCRSDLMLAATAVTVSNVPGGSVVEVRRATATLFLHVLDADRPAELEAARRSVWKLEELTVRAFGTRDEITRVSGPPPPVPGSDTGSDTGEEGA
- a CDS encoding Na+/H+ antiporter subunit D, translating into MNALVPLPVLLPLCATGVSLAFGVRLARFQRFISVAVLTAVLALSVTLMIAADRQGPLSVHLGDFAPPLGITLVADRLSGLMLTVSSAVTLSVLVYSLGQGMADRDKETPVAVFHPAYLILVAGVSLTFIAGDLVNLYVGFEIMLVASFVLLTLGGTGPRIRAGSTYVIISLFSSMLFLTAIAMTYAATGTANFAQLALRLPDLPLGVQTLVQAMLLTVFAIKAAVFPLAAWLPDSYPTAPAPVTAVFAGLLTKVGIYCMLRTETLLFPGNRLGDLLMAVALASMIVGILGAVAQTDLKRLFSFTLVSHIGYMVFGIGLATREAYGGAIFYVAHHITVQTSLFLVAGLIERRGGTNELTRLGGLARSAPLLAVLFFVPAMNFAGIPPLSGFIGKLGLMRAGVSDGSVWAWILVAGATVTSLLTLYVMAKIWNLAFWRTEPPGQAAYGTVLETADDSDDDEGPGPDRVPGTGDEGVGPAPAGRTVAATLQGQAVTTTVRPPRAMTAATAGAVVLGLAFTVLAGPLTAFTDRSAAELISRRPYVEEVLGP
- a CDS encoding Na(+)/H(+) antiporter subunit C yields the protein MTMSVSLLATAVVLCAVGGILMLTRPLTRILLGAVIAGNGINLLVLSSTGSAGAAPLLYGVPLRRVTDPLPQAIALTAIVITLATTAFLLAMAYRSYQLTGTDEVHDDLEDRRIFLRAEVLGERAELREEYRAEPGRTRRERARYRQERHRLRARLRADRALQARGRDAGGDLWHDVLGADPEDYVNDTHDDRGAAG